One genomic window of Pseudomonas sp. LFM046 includes the following:
- a CDS encoding TrkH family potassium uptake protein, protein MALPTLRIIGFLIGIFLITLAVSMAIPVLTLVFYERTSDINAFVWSSLITFVAGLALVIPGRPEQVHLRPRDMYLLTVSSWIIVCIFAALPFLFTQHISYTDAWFESMSGITATGATVLSGLDSMSPGILIWRSLLHWLGGIGFIGMAVAILPLLRIGGMRLFQTESSDRSEKVLPRSHMVAKYIVVIYVGFTLLGALAFWAAGMGMFDAINHSMSAISTGGFSTSDLSLAKWEQPAVHWVAVVVMILGSLPFMLYVSVLRGHRMALFKDEQVQGFLALLVVIWLVLGTWYWLTTQLHWLDALRHVAVNTTSVLTTTGFALGDYSLWGNFSLMLFFYLGFVGGCSGSTAGGIKIFRFQVAYILLMANLKQLVHPRAVIKQIYNGHRLDDDIVRSILTFSFFFTIIICAIALGLSLLGLDWITALTGAAATVSGVGPGLGEIIGPAGNFSSLPDAAKWLLTLGMLLGRLEILTVLVLMTPYFWRH, encoded by the coding sequence ATGGCCCTGCCGACCCTTCGCATCATCGGCTTCCTTATCGGCATCTTCCTGATCACCCTCGCGGTCAGCATGGCCATTCCCGTGCTGACCCTGGTGTTCTATGAGCGCACCAGCGACATCAACGCCTTCGTCTGGTCCAGCCTGATCACCTTCGTCGCCGGCCTGGCGTTGGTCATTCCAGGTCGCCCGGAACAGGTCCACCTGCGCCCCCGGGACATGTACCTGCTGACGGTGTCGAGCTGGATCATCGTCTGCATCTTCGCCGCCCTGCCCTTCCTGTTCACCCAGCACATCAGCTACACCGACGCCTGGTTCGAGAGCATGTCCGGCATCACCGCAACCGGCGCCACGGTGCTGAGCGGGCTGGACAGCATGTCGCCGGGCATCCTGATCTGGCGCTCGCTGCTGCACTGGCTGGGGGGTATCGGCTTCATCGGCATGGCGGTGGCGATCCTCCCGCTACTGCGCATCGGTGGCATGCGCCTGTTCCAGACCGAGTCCTCCGACCGTTCCGAGAAGGTCCTGCCACGCTCGCACATGGTGGCCAAGTACATCGTCGTCATCTATGTGGGGTTCACCCTGCTCGGTGCGCTGGCGTTCTGGGCCGCCGGCATGGGCATGTTCGATGCCATCAACCACTCCATGTCGGCCATCTCCACCGGCGGCTTCTCCACCTCCGACTTGTCGCTGGCCAAGTGGGAGCAACCGGCGGTGCACTGGGTGGCCGTGGTCGTGATGATTCTCGGCAGCCTTCCCTTCATGCTCTACGTGTCCGTGTTGCGTGGACATCGCATGGCGCTGTTCAAGGACGAGCAGGTACAGGGTTTTCTCGCGCTGCTGGTGGTCATCTGGCTGGTGCTCGGCACCTGGTACTGGCTCACCACCCAATTGCACTGGCTGGACGCTCTGCGTCACGTCGCGGTGAACACCACCTCCGTCCTCACCACGACCGGCTTCGCCCTGGGCGACTACAGCCTGTGGGGCAACTTCTCGTTGATGCTGTTCTTCTACCTGGGGTTCGTCGGCGGCTGCTCCGGCTCCACCGCCGGCGGTATCAAGATCTTCCGCTTCCAGGTGGCCTACATCCTGCTCATGGCCAACCTCAAGCAGCTGGTGCATCCACGGGCGGTGATCAAGCAGATCTACAACGGACATCGCCTGGACGACGACATTGTCCGCTCGATCCTGACCTTCTCCTTCTTCTTCACCATCATCATCTGCGCCATCGCCCTGGGCCTGTCGCTGCTGGGGCTGGACTGGATCACCGCGCTCACCGGCGCCGCTGCCACGGTTTCCGGCGTAGGGCCGGGCCTGGGCGAAATCATTGGCCCGGCGGGCAACTTCTCCAGCCTGCCGGACGCCGCCAAGTGGCTGCTGACCCTGGGCATGCTGCTGGGCCGCCTGGAAATCCTTACCGTGCTGGTGCTGATGACGCCCTACTTCTGGCGGCATTGA
- a CDS encoding YciI family protein yields the protein MLYAIIATDVAGSLESRLAARPAHLARLEQLKAEGRMVLAGPHPAVDSNDPGSAGFTGSLIVAEFESLEAAKAWADADPYRGAGVYADVVVKPFKQVFP from the coding sequence ATGCTCTACGCCATCATCGCCACCGACGTTGCCGGCTCCCTGGAAAGCCGCCTCGCCGCCCGCCCCGCGCACCTCGCCCGCCTGGAGCAGCTGAAGGCCGAAGGCCGCATGGTCCTGGCCGGCCCGCACCCAGCAGTGGACAGCAACGATCCGGGCAGCGCCGGTTTCACCGGTAGCCTGATCGTCGCCGAGTTCGAGTCCCTCGAGGCCGCCAAGGCCTGGGCCGATGCCGATCCCTATCGCGGCGCCGGCGTCTACGCCGACGTTGTCGTCAAACCGTTCAAGCAGGTATTTCCCTAA
- a CDS encoding response regulator transcription factor, giving the protein MSELLLIDDDQELCELLISWLSQEGFSVRACHDGHSARAALAEHAPAAVVLDVMLPDGSGLELLKQLRSDHPELPVLMLSARGEPLDRILGLELGADDYLAKPCDPRELTARLRAVLRRSQPPQASSQLELGDLCYSPVRGIVTIGNHEVSLTLSEGRLLEALLRQPGEPLDKQQLAQLALGRKLTLYDRSLDMHVSNLRKKLGPHADGRPRILALRSRGYYYSA; this is encoded by the coding sequence ATGAGTGAATTGCTGCTAATCGATGATGACCAGGAACTGTGCGAGCTCCTGATCAGTTGGCTCAGCCAGGAAGGATTCAGCGTCCGCGCCTGCCATGACGGTCATTCGGCACGCGCGGCCCTGGCGGAGCACGCACCGGCAGCGGTGGTGCTGGACGTGATGCTGCCGGACGGCAGTGGCCTGGAACTGCTCAAGCAACTGCGCAGCGACCACCCGGAGCTGCCGGTGCTGATGCTCTCCGCCCGGGGCGAGCCACTGGACCGGATCCTCGGCCTGGAACTGGGCGCCGACGACTACCTCGCCAAGCCCTGCGACCCCCGGGAACTCACCGCACGCCTGCGGGCCGTTCTGCGTCGCAGCCAGCCGCCCCAGGCCTCCAGCCAGCTTGAACTGGGTGACCTCTGCTATAGCCCGGTGCGCGGCATCGTCACCATCGGCAATCACGAAGTCAGCCTGACCCTGTCCGAGGGCCGCCTGCTGGAAGCCCTGCTCCGCCAGCCAGGCGAACCGCTGGACAAGCAACAACTGGCGCAACTGGCCCTGGGGCGAAAGCTGACCCTCTATGACCGCAGCCTGGACATGCACGTCAGCAACCTGCGCAAGAAGCTCGGTCCCCACGCTGACGGACGCCCGCGCATCCTGGCCCTGCGCAGCCGCGGCTACTACTACAGCGCCTAG
- a CDS encoding adenylate/guanylate cyclase domain-containing protein, with translation MKPALLDPSTATPVLREYYARVLAYMAIAASIAAGTYVQHFGVDILWTVPYALLYPHLAHHLGLRFPGQRTDRILLGVDTFHCGAAVAVLGFSVVPSLMILLTLCFSAMILGGLRQMTLVLAGALVSTAAVGVALQPAIKGGTPTLVALVSVLFTTFYICITAFFVHQQGLRLAQARSEIKREQEKAARLARNLAKYLSPQVWEMIFSGKKSVRLETQRKKLSVFFSDIKGFTELSEELEAEQLTDLLNNYLNDMSKIALKYGGTIDKFVGDSVMVFFGDPATQGAKKDAVAAVSMAVAMRKHMKVLRQQWRAQGITKPLEIRMGINTGYCTVGNFGADTRMDYTIIGREVNLASRLESASDAGEILISHETYSLVKDVIMCRDKGQINVKGFTRPVQIYQVVDLRRDLGANSSYVEHELPGFSMYLDTNGIQNYDKAKVIQALQQAAEQLRDKIIP, from the coding sequence ATGAAGCCCGCCTTGCTCGACCCTTCCACTGCGACGCCCGTACTGCGCGAGTATTACGCCCGGGTGCTGGCCTATATGGCCATCGCCGCCAGCATCGCCGCGGGCACCTATGTCCAGCACTTCGGCGTCGACATCCTCTGGACCGTCCCCTACGCGCTGCTCTACCCGCACCTGGCCCATCACCTCGGGCTGCGCTTCCCGGGGCAGCGCACCGACCGCATTCTGCTCGGCGTCGATACCTTCCATTGCGGCGCGGCCGTAGCGGTGCTGGGCTTTTCCGTCGTGCCCTCCCTGATGATCCTGCTGACCCTCTGCTTCAGCGCCATGATCCTTGGCGGCCTGCGCCAGATGACCCTGGTGCTGGCCGGCGCGCTGGTCAGCACAGCGGCGGTGGGCGTGGCCCTGCAGCCTGCGATCAAGGGCGGAACCCCGACGCTGGTGGCGCTGGTCAGCGTGCTGTTCACAACCTTCTACATCTGCATCACCGCCTTCTTCGTGCACCAGCAGGGCCTGCGCCTGGCCCAGGCCCGCAGCGAAATCAAACGGGAGCAGGAAAAGGCCGCGCGCCTGGCCCGCAACCTCGCCAAATATCTGTCACCCCAGGTCTGGGAAATGATCTTCAGCGGCAAGAAGAGCGTGCGCCTGGAAACCCAGCGCAAGAAGCTCAGCGTGTTCTTCTCCGACATCAAGGGCTTCACGGAACTGTCCGAGGAGCTGGAAGCCGAGCAACTGACCGACCTGCTCAACAACTACCTCAATGACATGTCGAAGATCGCCCTCAAGTACGGCGGCACCATCGACAAGTTCGTTGGCGACAGCGTCATGGTGTTCTTCGGCGACCCCGCCACCCAGGGGGCGAAGAAGGATGCGGTGGCGGCGGTTTCCATGGCGGTGGCCATGCGCAAGCACATGAAGGTCCTGCGCCAGCAGTGGCGCGCCCAGGGCATCACCAAGCCCCTGGAAATCCGCATGGGCATCAATACCGGCTACTGCACCGTGGGCAACTTCGGCGCCGACACCCGCATGGACTACACCATCATCGGCCGCGAAGTGAACCTGGCCAGCCGCCTCGAAAGCGCCTCCGATGCCGGGGAAATCCTCATCTCCCACGAGACCTACTCCCTGGTGAAGGACGTGATCATGTGCCGCGACAAGGGCCAGATAAACGTCAAGGGCTTCACCCGGCCGGTGCAGATCTACCAGGTGGTGGACCTTCGCCGCGACCTGGGCGCCAACTCCAGCTACGTCGAACACGAACTGCCCGGCTTCTCCATGTACCTGGATACCAACGGCATCCAGAACTACGACAAGGCCAAAGTCATCCAGGCTCTGCAACAGGCCGCCGAGCAACTGCGGGACAAGATCATTCCCTGA
- a CDS encoding Spy/CpxP family protein refolding chaperone translates to MRKTLTALLLAATLPSLAMAMPEDGPRHEHGFGGHMFRELNLTQEQRQEIGKLMREQMKSRHEITERYLDKLPAAERKAMQDELKAAETKNHDAIRAQLKPEQQKTFDEIQKKMEERRAERAEFEAWKAEKDKKAQ, encoded by the coding sequence ATGCGCAAGACCCTCACCGCCCTGCTGCTCGCCGCCACCCTGCCGTCCCTGGCCATGGCCATGCCGGAAGACGGCCCGCGCCATGAGCATGGTTTCGGTGGCCACATGTTCAGGGAGCTGAACCTCACCCAGGAACAGCGCCAGGAAATCGGCAAGCTCATGCGCGAGCAGATGAAGTCCCGCCACGAGATCACCGAGCGCTACCTGGACAAGCTGCCGGCCGCCGAGCGCAAGGCCATGCAGGACGAACTCAAGGCTGCTGAAACCAAGAATCACGACGCGATCCGCGCCCAGCTGAAACCCGAGCAGCAGAAGACCTTCGACGAAATCCAGAAGAAGATGGAAGAACGCCGCGCCGAACGCGCCGAGTTCGAAGCCTGGAAAGCCGAGAAGGACAAGAAGGCCCAGTAA
- a CDS encoding septation protein A: protein MKQFIDFIPLILFFIVYKLDPRAVELAGHTYMLGGIFSATAVLIISSVIVYGVIFLLHRRLEKGQLLTLVACLVFGGMTLAFHSETFLKWKAPVVNWLFALAFAGSHFIGDRPLIQRMMGHALSLPQAVWVRLNLAWIVFFLVCGFANLFVAFTFHEFWVDFKVFGSLGMTVLFLVGQGVYLARHIHDGEPEKPQQ from the coding sequence GTGAAACAATTCATCGACTTCATCCCTCTTATCCTGTTCTTCATCGTCTACAAACTGGATCCGCGCGCCGTCGAGCTGGCCGGGCATACCTATATGCTAGGCGGTATTTTCAGTGCCACAGCGGTTCTGATCATCAGCTCCGTGATTGTCTACGGCGTCATTTTCCTGCTTCACCGCCGACTGGAAAAAGGCCAGCTGCTCACGCTGGTGGCCTGCCTGGTGTTCGGTGGCATGACCCTCGCCTTCCATAGCGAAACCTTCCTCAAGTGGAAGGCGCCCGTGGTGAACTGGCTCTTCGCCCTCGCCTTCGCCGGCAGCCACTTCATCGGCGACCGCCCGCTGATCCAGCGAATGATGGGCCACGCCCTGTCCCTGCCCCAGGCCGTCTGGGTGCGCCTGAACCTCGCCTGGATCGTCTTCTTCCTGGTCTGCGGCTTTGCCAACCTCTTCGTGGCCTTCACGTTCCATGAGTTCTGGGTGGACTTCAAAGTCTTCGGCAGCCTCGGCATGACCGTGCTCTTCCTGGTAGGGCAGGGCGTCTACCTGGCCCGCCACATCCACGACGGCGAACCTGAAAAGCCCCAACAATAA
- a CDS encoding Mpo1-like protein encodes MPAESVHRYQSFAEFYPYYLQEHSNDTCRRLHYVGSLLVLGILGYALATQQWLWLLALPFAGYGFAWVGHFAFEKNKPATFKYPLYSFMGDWVMLKDALTGRIRF; translated from the coding sequence ATGCCCGCCGAGTCCGTTCACCGCTATCAAAGCTTCGCCGAGTTCTACCCCTACTACCTCCAGGAGCACAGCAACGACACCTGCCGCCGCCTCCACTACGTGGGCAGCCTGCTGGTGCTGGGCATCCTCGGCTATGCCCTGGCGACCCAACAGTGGCTATGGCTGCTGGCCCTGCCCTTCGCCGGCTATGGCTTCGCCTGGGTCGGCCATTTCGCCTTCGAGAAGAACAAGCCGGCCACCTTCAAGTACCCGCTCTACAGCTTCATGGGCGACTGGGTGATGCTCAAGGATGCCCTGACCGGCCGCATCCGCTTCTGA
- a CDS encoding PHP domain-containing protein: MQIDLHCHSTASDGALSPAALVARAHARGVRLLALTDHDTLEGLDEARDAAEALDMQLINGIELSCTWGGATIHVLGYAFAADAPALLEAIANLHQGRWARAEEISRRLAAKGMPGAMEGARAVQQELGDSGNAPARPHFAEFLVRNGHVSDRAEAFRKWLGAGKLGDVKQHWPTLAEAVGTLSAAGAWISLAHPWQYNFTGAKRRKLVADFIQAGGHALEVVNGLQPADQVGSLAVLAREFGMLVSAGSDFHAPCDWSDLGMYRPVPDDLPPIWGRFRHAHSPTAAL, from the coding sequence ATGCAGATCGACCTGCATTGCCACAGTACGGCCTCCGACGGTGCCCTGTCCCCCGCGGCCCTGGTCGCCCGCGCCCACGCGCGCGGCGTTCGCCTGCTGGCGTTGACCGACCACGACACCCTGGAAGGCCTCGACGAGGCCCGTGACGCCGCCGAAGCGCTGGACATGCAGCTGATCAACGGTATCGAGCTGTCCTGCACCTGGGGCGGCGCCACGATTCATGTACTGGGTTACGCCTTCGCCGCCGATGCGCCGGCCCTGCTGGAAGCCATTGCCAACCTGCACCAGGGCCGCTGGGCGCGGGCTGAGGAAATTTCCCGGCGCCTGGCCGCCAAGGGCATGCCCGGGGCCATGGAGGGTGCGCGAGCGGTGCAACAGGAACTGGGAGACAGCGGCAACGCCCCGGCGCGGCCGCACTTTGCTGAATTTCTGGTGCGCAACGGCCATGTCAGCGACCGTGCCGAAGCCTTCCGCAAGTGGCTGGGCGCCGGCAAGCTGGGGGACGTCAAGCAGCACTGGCCGACCCTGGCCGAAGCCGTGGGCACGCTGAGTGCCGCCGGCGCCTGGATCAGCCTGGCGCACCCGTGGCAGTACAATTTCACCGGCGCCAAGAGGCGCAAGCTGGTAGCGGATTTCATCCAGGCCGGGGGACACGCCCTTGAGGTGGTCAACGGCCTGCAGCCTGCCGATCAGGTTGGAAGCCTGGCCGTGCTGGCCCGAGAATTCGGCATGCTGGTCAGTGCCGGTAGCGATTTCCATGCACCCTGCGATTGGTCGGATCTGGGCATGTACCGGCCAGTTCCGGATGACCTGCCGCCGATATGGGGGCGCTTCCGCCATGCACACAGCCCTACTGCTGCCCTCTGA
- a CDS encoding L-threonylcarbamoyladenylate synthase, whose protein sequence is MSQFFQVHPENPQVRLIRQAVEIVKAGGVIVYPTDSSYALGCLIGDKGAVERIRRLRRLDEKHNFTLVCRDLSEIGVFAKVDTTAFRLIKAHTPGPYTFILNATREVPRMLMHPKRRTIGLRVPDHPIALALLEQLGAPLMSTSLILPGEHLPMSDPYEMRQILEHQVDLIIDGGHGGMEASTVINLADGKPEVIRVGCGDPQPFLSEE, encoded by the coding sequence GTGAGTCAATTTTTCCAGGTACACCCGGAGAACCCACAGGTACGCCTGATCCGCCAGGCCGTGGAGATCGTCAAGGCGGGCGGGGTGATCGTGTATCCCACCGACTCTTCCTACGCGTTGGGCTGCCTGATTGGCGACAAGGGGGCCGTGGAGCGCATCCGCCGTCTGCGCCGGCTGGATGAAAAGCACAACTTCACCCTGGTCTGCCGCGACCTGTCGGAGATCGGGGTGTTCGCCAAGGTGGACACCACCGCCTTCCGCCTGATCAAGGCGCATACGCCGGGGCCTTACACCTTCATCCTCAACGCCACCCGCGAAGTGCCGCGCATGCTGATGCACCCAAAGCGTCGCACCATTGGCCTGCGGGTGCCGGACCACCCCATTGCTCTGGCGTTGCTGGAGCAGCTGGGCGCACCGTTGATGAGTACCAGCCTGATCCTGCCGGGCGAGCACCTGCCCATGAGCGACCCCTACGAAATGCGGCAGATCCTCGAACATCAGGTGGACCTGATCATCGATGGCGGCCACGGTGGCATGGAAGCCTCCACCGTGATCAATCTCGCCGATGGTAAGCCCGAGGTGATTCGCGTGGGCTGCGGTGATCCACAGCCCTTCCTCAGCGAAGAGTGA
- a CDS encoding HAMP domain-containing sensor histidine kinase, producing MRSLFWRILATLWLALALVAGLSILLGRALNQDAWILSHHPSLQGLAERLIQRYEEQGPEDTQRFLEHFRHSARLDVQILNDTGQPVVRGTFPPRAAAFEARQQNPRRLPWRRLTEEYTSATTGESYLLIYRIPYPELDAWHRGSLLWPMSALGIALVVLTLFSLALTLSITRPLNRLRSAVHDLGQTAYQQDSLARLARRRDELGVLAGDFNRMGQRLQGLIGSQRQLLRDVSHELRSPLARLRIALALAERAEPQQREALWPRLGQECDRLEALISEILALARLDAEPGARQVVNVRPLLDKLREDARLLAPEQDVRVECPGEPQLEGWPDMLERALDNLLRNALRFNPQGQPVDVKVKEEEGGLVISVRDHGPGVAAEHLPQLGEPFFRAPNQSGAGHGLGLAIARRAVERHGGSLSLGNHPEGGFIATLELPLPLKA from the coding sequence GTGCGCTCACTCTTCTGGCGAATCCTGGCCACCCTCTGGCTGGCTCTGGCCCTGGTGGCCGGCCTGTCCATCCTCCTCGGCCGCGCCCTCAACCAGGATGCCTGGATCCTCAGCCACCACCCTTCCTTGCAAGGCCTGGCCGAACGCCTGATCCAGCGCTACGAAGAGCAGGGACCGGAAGACACCCAGCGTTTCCTGGAGCACTTCCGCCACAGCGCCCGTCTCGATGTGCAGATTCTCAACGACACCGGCCAACCGGTTGTGAGGGGTACCTTCCCGCCCCGCGCCGCCGCCTTCGAGGCGCGCCAACAGAACCCACGCCGCCTGCCCTGGCGCCGCCTCACCGAGGAATACACCAGTGCCACCACCGGCGAGTCCTACCTGCTGATCTACCGGATTCCCTATCCGGAACTGGACGCCTGGCACCGTGGCAGCCTGCTCTGGCCCATGAGTGCCCTGGGCATCGCCCTGGTGGTGCTGACCCTGTTCAGCCTGGCCCTGACCCTGTCGATCACCCGTCCGCTCAATCGCCTGCGCAGTGCCGTGCATGACCTCGGCCAGACCGCCTACCAGCAGGACAGCCTGGCCCGCCTGGCGCGTCGCCGGGATGAGCTGGGCGTGCTGGCCGGCGACTTCAACCGCATGGGCCAACGCCTGCAGGGGCTGATCGGCAGCCAGCGGCAGCTATTGCGCGATGTGTCCCACGAACTGCGCTCGCCCTTGGCGCGCCTGCGCATCGCCCTGGCGCTCGCCGAGCGGGCTGAACCCCAGCAACGGGAAGCCCTCTGGCCACGCCTGGGCCAAGAGTGTGATCGCCTGGAAGCGCTGATCAGCGAGATCCTCGCCCTCGCCCGCCTCGACGCCGAACCGGGTGCGCGCCAGGTCGTGAACGTACGCCCCCTGCTGGACAAGTTGCGGGAGGACGCCCGCCTGCTGGCACCGGAACAGGACGTCCGCGTCGAGTGCCCAGGGGAACCGCAGCTGGAAGGCTGGCCGGACATGCTCGAACGGGCGCTGGACAACCTGCTGCGCAATGCCCTGCGCTTCAACCCGCAGGGGCAGCCCGTGGACGTGAAGGTGAAGGAAGAAGAAGGCGGCCTGGTGATCAGTGTCCGCGACCACGGCCCCGGCGTGGCCGCTGAACACTTGCCGCAACTGGGCGAGCCGTTCTTCCGCGCGCCCAATCAGTCCGGTGCTGGCCACGGCCTGGGCCTGGCCATCGCGCGCCGGGCGGTGGAACGCCACGGCGGCAGCCTGAGCCTCGGCAACCATCCCGAAGGCGGCTTCATCGCCACCCTGGAATTGCCCCTACCGCTCAAGGCCTGA
- a CDS encoding AraC family transcriptional regulator, giving the protein MSERTTSSSWALGIVQALEMGGVDCRNLFPELGLDYQALNDPDARFPQDGMTRLWLRAVELSGNPAIGLNMAKVVRPASFHVVGYALMSSRSLKEGFTRLVRYQRIIAEGSDLSFCPRPDGYELRLSIHGDRLPPARQSAEASMAYCLAFCRWMTGRPINPLEIRFQGPAPADLEPYRQVFQAPLRFNAEHCALLFSRADMDTTLPTANESLAQLHDRFAGDYLARFSGTRVTHQVRQVLCRMLPQGEPKREVVASSMHLSQRTLQRRLQEEGVSFQQLLDDTRRELAEQYLAQPNLTLLEIAYLLGFADPSNFFRAFRRWFDSTPGEYRARL; this is encoded by the coding sequence ATGAGCGAACGCACGACATCTTCGAGTTGGGCCCTGGGTATCGTCCAGGCCCTGGAAATGGGTGGGGTGGACTGCCGCAACCTGTTTCCCGAACTCGGTCTCGATTATCAGGCCCTCAACGATCCCGACGCCCGCTTCCCCCAGGATGGCATGACCCGTCTCTGGCTGCGTGCCGTAGAGCTGTCGGGCAACCCGGCCATCGGCCTCAACATGGCCAAGGTGGTGCGTCCGGCGTCGTTCCACGTGGTGGGCTATGCGCTCATGTCCAGCCGCTCCCTCAAGGAAGGCTTCACCCGGCTGGTGCGCTACCAGCGGATCATCGCCGAGGGTTCCGATCTCAGCTTCTGCCCTAGGCCGGACGGCTACGAGCTGCGCCTGTCAATCCATGGCGATCGTTTGCCGCCGGCCCGGCAGAGCGCGGAAGCCTCCATGGCCTATTGCCTGGCGTTCTGTCGCTGGATGACGGGGCGGCCGATCAACCCGCTGGAAATCCGCTTCCAGGGGCCGGCACCTGCCGATCTCGAACCCTATCGCCAGGTCTTCCAGGCGCCGCTGCGCTTCAATGCCGAGCATTGCGCGCTGCTGTTCAGCCGGGCCGACATGGACACGACGCTGCCCACGGCCAATGAATCCCTGGCCCAGTTGCACGATCGCTTCGCCGGCGACTACCTGGCGCGCTTCTCCGGCACCCGGGTCACGCACCAGGTGCGCCAGGTGCTTTGCCGCATGCTGCCCCAGGGCGAGCCCAAGCGCGAGGTGGTGGCCAGCTCCATGCACCTGTCACAGCGCACCCTTCAGCGTCGCCTGCAAGAGGAAGGAGTGAGCTTCCAGCAACTGCTCGACGACACCCGCCGGGAGCTGGCCGAGCAGTATCTGGCACAGCCCAACCTGACCCTGCTGGAGATCGCCTACCTGCTGGGCTTTGCCGATCCGAGCAATTTCTTCCGCGCCTTCCGCCGTTGGTTCGACAGCACGCCCGGGGAATACCGGGCGCGGCTGTAG
- a CDS encoding PA2779 family protein — MKVFSLMFSAVLMFLCISLLPATPVQAGMIGTDEAVSAQQQTNDRAKIDAFLGQSQVQDEMRTMGVDPATARARVQALTNEEAAQLAQKMDSVPAGGNISSTDFIIILLVIILVAIVL, encoded by the coding sequence ATGAAAGTCTTCTCCCTGATGTTCAGTGCCGTCCTCATGTTCCTCTGCATCTCCCTGCTCCCCGCAACCCCGGTTCAGGCGGGCATGATCGGCACCGACGAAGCGGTTTCGGCACAGCAGCAGACGAACGATCGAGCCAAGATCGACGCATTTCTTGGCCAGTCACAGGTTCAGGATGAAATGCGCACCATGGGGGTGGACCCCGCCACGGCACGGGCCAGGGTTCAGGCCCTGACCAACGAGGAGGCCGCCCAGTTGGCGCAGAAAATGGACTCGGTACCCGCCGGCGGGAACATCAGCAGTACCGACTTCATCATCATCCTGCTGGTGATCATCCTGGTGGCGATAGTGCTTTGA
- a CDS encoding nitroreductase family protein, with product MEALDALLNRVSLGRLQEPAPDAAQRELLFRAALRAPDHGYLRPWRFLTIEGEARGKLGELFVSAVLAKNPEAPEAAITKARAMPLRAPLMVVVIATLQAGHKVPEVEQLLSAGCAAHGILLAAHAQGLGAMWRTGELAYDRTVAEGLGLDAHERIVGFLYLGTVEGERRAAPELAPADFVQTWG from the coding sequence ATGGAGGCTCTCGACGCTCTGCTCAATCGCGTATCCCTGGGTCGTCTGCAGGAGCCCGCCCCGGACGCGGCCCAGCGCGAACTGCTGTTCCGTGCCGCCCTGCGTGCGCCGGATCATGGCTACCTGCGTCCCTGGCGCTTCCTCACGATCGAAGGCGAGGCTCGCGGCAAGCTCGGTGAACTCTTCGTGTCCGCGGTGCTCGCCAAGAACCCCGAAGCCCCCGAGGCGGCCATCACCAAGGCACGTGCCATGCCGCTGCGGGCGCCTCTGATGGTGGTGGTGATCGCCACCCTGCAAGCCGGCCACAAGGTGCCGGAGGTGGAGCAACTGCTCTCCGCCGGTTGCGCGGCACACGGCATTCTTCTCGCCGCCCATGCCCAGGGCCTGGGCGCCATGTGGCGTACCGGCGAATTGGCCTATGACCGTACCGTGGCCGAGGGGCTGGGGCTGGACGCGCACGAGCGCATCGTTGGCTTCCTCTACCTCGGCACCGTCGAGGGCGAGCGCCGCGCCGCGCCGGAGCTGGCTCCAGCGGATTTCGTCCAGACCTGGGGCTGA